The following coding sequences are from one Pocillopora verrucosa isolate sample1 chromosome 5, ASM3666991v2, whole genome shotgun sequence window:
- the LOC136281215 gene encoding fibroblast growth factor 1-like, whose protein sequence is MYKVLLANALSWILLLCVSHSSFLPSEALPVGNSPKGSRREASGFDDDSDNVEQAFISPEHQVYMRLTMNKPQMDRNLHKKPPTYVRRGKLFNRNGYLLRIKRDGTVDGTTDSNSPLAELEFHSIGTGLLMILGLTSQRYLSFSEKGVLQGIEEPSLNCVFKEIQEENTYHSFLLYKNTKWLVGIKKNGRAKGASLTRVGQKSTQFIVKYN, encoded by the exons ATGTACAAG GTTTTATTGGCAAATGCGCTGAGTTGGATTTTGCTGTTGTGTGTTTCCCACTCAAGTTTCCTTCCGTCGGAAGCGCTGCCGGTCGGAAACTCGCCGAAGGGCAGTCGAAGGGAGGCGAGTGGTTTCGATGATGACTCGGATAACGTAGAACAGGCATTTATCTCACCTGAACATCAGGTGTATATGCGCCTTACGATGAATAAACCACAAATGGACAGAAACTTGCATAAAAAACCTCCGACATACGTACGGAGGGGAAAATTATTTAATCGCAATGGTTACCTTTTAAGAATTAAACGCGATGGAACCGTGGACGGGACTACGGACAGTAATTCTCCTCTAG CTGAATTGGAGTTCCACTCAATCGGGACCGGGTTGCTAATGATACTGGGCCTGACAAGTCAAAGATATTTATCGTTCAGTGAAAAAGGTGTCTTACAGGGAATT GAGGAACCGTCGCTAAACTGCGTTTTTAAGGAAATTCAGGAAGAAAACACGTACCATTCGTTCTTGTTGtacaaaaacacaaaatggTTAGTTGGAATAAAGAAGAACGGCCGAGCAAAGGGGGCTTCCCTAACAAGAGTAGGTCAAAAATCAACGCAATTTATAGTTAAATACAATTAA
- the LOC136281250 gene encoding phosducin-like protein 3, which translates to MQNPSEDTQWNDALRRHGILPEKEVSEDQLIDLVEETVQQKTGNVVKAYEDMTLEELEELEDEEDERVLLQYRQQRLAEIQKFQKASKFGDVREISAQDYVDEVNKAGKGIWVVLHLYKPGVPLCTLVNQFLTRLAEKFPTTKFLKSVSTTCIPNYPDRHLPTIFIYCEEDMKKQFVGPFAFGGMNLKIEELEWMLAEAGAVKTDLEEDPRKKNKVHDVMTSSLQQMNAKDSDSDDDDDDE; encoded by the exons ATGCAAAACCCCAGCGAGGATACCCAATGGAACGATGCCTTACGTCGACACGGAATTTTACCCGAAAAAGAAGTTAGTGAAGATCAACTTATCGATCTTGTAGAAGAAACTGTCCAACAGAAAACAGGAAATGTAGTGAAAGCGTATGAAGATATGACTTTAGAGGAACTAGAGGAACTGGAAGATGAGGAAGATGAACGTGTTTTGCTACAGTATAg aCAACAAAGATTGGCAGAAATACAGAAATTTCAGAAGGCATCCAAATTTGGTGATGTTAGAGAGATTTCTGCCCAGGACTATGTGGACGAAGTCAATAAAGCTGGCAAAGGAATCTGGGTTGTTCTTCATCTCTACAAACCTGG TGTTCCATTATGTACACTAGTAAATCAGTTCCTCACGCGCCTGGCTGAGAAGTTTCCaaccacaaaatttttaaagagtGTATCAACAACGTGTATACCAAACTATCCTGACAGACATCTTCCAACGATATTTATCTACTGCGAAGAGGACATGAAGAAACAGTTTGTAGGACCTTTTGCATTTGGAGGAATGAATCTTAAGATTGAAG AATTGGAATGGATGTTGGCTGAAGCTGGGGCAGTAAAAACAGACTTAGAAGAGGATCCACGTAAAAAGAATAAAGTTCATGATGTTATGACAAGTTCTTTGCAACAGATGAACGCTAAGGATTCagatagtgatgatgatgatgatgatgaatag